The genomic segment CCAGCCCATCCTGGACCGGGATCACCAGCTCTACGCCTACGAGCTGCTGTTTCGCAACGGTCGGGTCAATGCGGCCGATGTTTCCGACAACCTGGCCGCCAGCGCCAGCGTCATCAGCCACGCCTTCGCCGAACTGGGCATCGAGCGTGCCCTGGGACCATACAAGGGTTTCGTCAATTGCGACGAAACCCTGCTGCTCTCGGACATGCTGGAGATTCTGCCCTCGGAAAAGATGGTGCTGGAAATTCTCGAAACCGTGGAACCCACACCCCAGATCATCGAGCGCTGCCGGGACCTGAAGGCCCGAGGCTTCACCCTGGCCCTGGACGATTTCGTCAATTTTGAGGAGAAATGGCAGCCCCTGCTGGACCTGGTAGAGGTCGTCAAGGTGGACATCATGCCCCTGGACACCGCGGCCCTGGCCGCCGTCACAAAGGCACTGGACCGCTGGCCACTGAAGTTGCTGGCAGAGAAAGTGGACTCACGGGAACAGGCCGATCTTTGTCACAAGCTGGGTTACCACCTGTTCCAGGGCTACTTTTTCGCCAAACCGGCGATTCTGACCGGCAAAAAACTCAGTCAATCCCAGTTGGCGCTGATGCAATTGCTGGGACTGGTAATGGAAGATGCCGACACCAAGAACCTGGAAGCCATCTTCAAGCGTGAGGCCGGACTCACCATGAACCTGATGCGCCTGACCAATTCGGTGGCCACCGGCGTCGCCACCCGGGTCACTTCCCTGCGTCACGCCATCACCGTACTGGGCCGACGTCAGCTTCAGCGCTGGCTGCAACTGCTGCTCTACACCAACCCGGCCAGCGGCAACGTGGCCAGCCCGCTGCTGCAAATGGCAGCGGCCCGTGGGCGACTGATGGAACTGCTGGCCAACCGGATGTATCCGGGCAAACGAGATTTCGAGGATCGCGGTTTCATGACCGGCATCATGTCCCTGATGCCCACCCTGATGGGAGCGCCCATGGCGGAAATACTCAAGGGTGTCAGCGTCGCCAGCGACGTGCAGATTGCTCTGGAAAGCCAGGAAGGGGAGCTGGGCATCATGCTGCAACTGATCGAGGCCCTGGAATCCGGAGACGGCGCCAAGTGCCACGACCTGTCCGCCCAGTTGCAGGGTCTGGATCACGCCATCATCAACACCTGCCTAGCCGAGGCCATGGCCTGGGCCAGCAGCATCGGACAGGAAAAACCAGAAGACTAACGCGTATGGTCGCCAGCACCACCACCGAGGGTGAAAATACGCCAAAGTAACGCCGCCCATCCCTGGGGCGGGGCTACCCCATCGGCTCGCTACGCTCGACGGTCACGCCCGGCTCCGTTGATGCTGTTTAGTTAAACAGGGTACGGTTTCAGGCCATCAGGCCCCGGTCCCGCATCCAGTCCCGCAGCGCCCAGCCCGTGCCGCCTTCCCAGGGCACCAGTTCGGCCGGCGGCACCAGCTTGTAGGCTGCCAGTTCCTCGTTCAGCACGATCTCGCCCCGGGCCTGGACGTGGTAGGCCAGAATCAGTTCGTTCTTGCGATGGAAGGGATAAAGACCGATCAAGGCCACCGACTCGGCATCCAGATTGGTCTCTTCCTTCACCTCCCTGGCCACGGCCTCTTCCGGTGATTCGTCCCGTTCCAGGAAACCGGTGATCAAGGCATAGAACTCCACTGGCCAGGCGGCATTGCGGGCCAGAAGCACCCGTCCATCCCCATCCAGATATTCGATGATGGCAGCCACCACCGGCAAGGGATTGTCCCAGTGCACAAAGCCGCAGTCGGGCGCCGGGCAGACGGCGCGATTACGGCCGGCGTGGAACTGATCTGCCAGGGGAGCTGCGCATTGGGGGCAAAACCGCATCAATTGCCTCCGGTGCTGGCAGGTTTGGCAGCTTCAACCGGCTTCACCGCCGGCACCACCACCCCCGGAACCAGCGGAATTTCATCCACTGGCGTGACGGCAGTGACAAAGTAGCGGGTATCCCCGAAGCAGGAAGTCGGCAGGCCGACCTTTTCCTCGTAGTGCAGGGCCACGCGCTTGCCCATGGACTGATTGATCAACCGGGCAACCCTGGCCTCGCGAACGGTGAAGTAGAACTTTTCCGGAGCGGTACCCGGCATCGACACCATGGCCAGTTCCCCCTCCCAGGTCTTGCAGACCCAGCCCTTATGGGAAAGCTTCTGCACCCAGCCCGCCCGCTCGCCGCTGGAGTAGCTCCAACTCAGCACCAGAGCGAAATAGGCCGCCAGCAACAGTACCAACACGGCCAGGGCCACCCCCAGGCGCTTCAGCCAGAGATTCATAAGCGTTCGCCGACCCAGGCACGGACCGAAACCAGGGCCGCCGGCAAGGCTGCCGGATCGGTGCCGCCAGCCTGGGCCATGTCGGGCCGGCCGCCACCCTTGCCGCCCACCTGCTGGGCCACCATATTCACCAGTTCGCCGGCCTTGACCTTGGCCGTGAGGTCGGCGGTAACGCCGGCAATCAGCGTGACCTTGCCCTCGCTGACGGCGGAAAGCACGATGACCGCGCTCTTCAGCTTGTCCTTGAGCTTGTCCATGGTTTCGCGCAGGGCGGTCACATCGGCCCCTTCCAGCGTTACTGCCAGGACCCTGGCGCCCTTGACATCCACCGCCTGGCCGGCCAGATCGTCCCCCTGGGCAGCCGCCAGCCTGGACTTGAGACGGGCCAGTTCCTTCTCCAGGGCCCGGACGCTGTCAAGAATGCCGACCACCCGCTCGGCGATCTCGTCGGGCTGGGACTTGAGCAGGGCCGAGACACCCTGGATGCGGCGCTCCTGCTCCTGGACATAGCGCAGGGCATTGCTGCCGGTCACCGCTTCGACGCGGCGCACACCGGCGGCAACGCCGGCTTCCGAGAGTATCTTGAACAGTCCGATGTCGCCGGTACGGCCCACATGGGTGCCGCCGCACAGTTCCTTCGAGGAGCCGATGGCGACCACCCGCACCTCGTCGCCGTACTTTTCGCCGAACAGCATCATGGCGCCGGATTTCTGGGCCTCATCGAGCGCCATGACGCGGGAGTCCGTGGCGGCATTGGCGAGAATCTCGCGATTGACGATCTCCTCCACCTCGCGGATTTCCTCGGCGCTCATCGGCGCCCCGTGGGCAAAGTCGAAACGGGTCTTGTCCGGGTCCACCTGGGAACCCTTCTGCTGCACATGATGGCCAAGGACCTCGCGCAAGGCCTTGTGCATCAGATGGGTGACCGAGTGATTGCGGGCAGTGGCGGCCCGGGCGGCAACATCGACGCGGGCAGCCACCGGCTGGCCCACGGCCAGGCGGCCCGTCTTGACGATGCCGTGGAGGCCGAAAACCGAGGCCTGGATTTTCTGGGTGTCCTCGACGGCGAAGATGCCGCCGGAACCCTTGAGCTCGCCCCGGTCTCCGACCTGGCCTCCAGATTCGGCATAGAAGGGCGTGTTATCGATGACCGCCACGCCGAGATCACCCTCGTGCAGTTCCTGAACCGGTGTGCCGTCCTTGTAAAGTGCCAGGACGATGCCAGCGGTGTCCAGGGCATCGTAGCCGTGGAAGCTGCTGGCGGGGCCGTCGTATTCCAGGTTGGCCGCCATCTTGAACTTGCCGGCGGCCCGGGCCTGCTCCTTCTGCCGCGCCATGGCGGCGTCGAAGGCGGCGGAATCCACTGTCACGCCCCGCTCCCGGCAGATGTCGGCGGTCAGGTCCAGAGGGAAACCAAAGGTGTCGTGGAGCTTGAAGGCCGTCTCGCCATTGAACCGGGTGACGCCGGCACCGGCCATGGCGGCCAGGTCGGCTTCCAGGATCGCCATGCCATGCTCGATGGTGGCGAAGAAGCGGTCTTCCTCCTGCTTCAGCACTTCCATCACCCGTGTCTTGCCGCTGGCCAGTTCCGGATAGGCGCCGCCCATCTCGGCCACCAGGTCCGGCACCATGCGATGGAAAAAGGCAGCCCGAGCGCCCAGCTTGTAACCATGGCGGATGGCGCGGCGAATGATCCGGCGCAGGACATAGCCCCGGCCCTCGTTGCCGGGGATCACCCCGTCGGCGATCAGGAAGGAACAGGCACGGATGTGGTCGGCCAGCACCTTCAGCGACGGCGAATCCATGTCGGCCCCCGCGGTTTCCCGGGCGGCGGCGGTAATCAGGGTGCGGAACAGGTCGATTTCGTAGTTGGCATGGACCCCCTGCAACACGGCGGAGATGCGTTCCAGACCCATGCCGGTATCCACGCTGGGCTTGGGCAGGGGATGCATCACCCCCGCCTCGTCCCGGTTGAACTGCATGAAGACGTTGTTCCAGATTTCGATATAGCGGTCACCGTCCTCATCGGGGGAACCCGGGGGACCACCCCAGATATGCTCGCCGTGGTCGTAGAAGATCTCGGTGCAGGGACCGCAAGGACCCGTGTCGCCCATCATCCAGAAGTTGTCGGAGGCATAGCGGGCGCCCTTGTTGTCGCCGATGCGGATCACCCGCTGGGCGGGCACACCGATAGCCTGGGTCCAGATATCGTAGGCCTCGTCATCCTCGGCATAGACCGTGACCCAGAGCCTGTCCTGGGGCAGCTTGAAGACCTCGGTGAGCAGTTCCCAGGCGTAACGGATGGCGTCCTGCTTGAAGTAGTCGCCAAAGCTGAAGTTGCCCAGCATCTCGAAGAAGGTGTGGTGCCGTGCCGTATAGCCCACGTTCTCCAGATCGTTGTGCTTGCCGCCTGCCCGCACGCACTTCTGGGAGGTGGTGGCCCGGCTGTAGGGACGCTTGTCGAAGCCGAGGAAGACATCCTTGAACTGGTTCATCCCGGCGTTGGTGAACAACAGCGTCGGGTCCTCGTGGGGAACCAGGGAGCTGGAGGCGACGATCTGGTGGCCCTTGGAGGCGAAGAAGTCGAGGAATTTCTGGCGGATCTCGGCGCTTTTCATGGCGGGGGACGAAATTTTGCGAAACCGCGATTTTACGCGAAGCCGCCGCCCCGAAAAAACAAAAAGGCCCGCACCAGGCGGGCCTTGGCAGAGCGACGATGAAGACCGTCAGCGCCGCCTGGGCGTCCAGGCTTCCATCGCCACCAAGCCGTCGGCCCGGCGCATGGCGGTATCCAGGGCCTCCTTGGCGGGTTTTTCGTTGCGCCAGACAAATTCCATTTCCTCCCCCAGAATTTCCCTCAACCGCTCCAGGCCTCCCCCCATGCGCACCCGCAGGGTCTTGGGCGCAGATAGCCGACGCTCGGCCAGATCCGCCACCGCCGCCGGCACGCCGGCTTCCCGCAGGGCCTTCAGGGCCTCGGGCATCATCGGCAGATAGCCGGTGGCCCGCACCCAGGCCCGCTGATTATCCGGTCGCATCAGGAAGGAAACGAAACGTGCCGCCACCTGATATTCCGGTTTCTTGAAGCCTGCCAGCATCCACAGACCGGCCCCGTCGGGCAGCACATTGCGCGGCATCACGCCGTACTGGTCGTCGTAGTGGGGCAGCATGGCGGCCCCTGCCTGGATGCCCTCCCTGGCGATGTCGGCATAGAGGCTGGACTGGCTGGTGAGCATGGCGCACTCCCCGGAGAGGAAGTGGGCATCCCCCTCCCGGCGGGGGCCGTAGTAGCGGAAGTAGCGACTCTTGTACCAACTGGAGAGCAGGGCCAGATGCTTGACGTTGATCAGGCTGTTGAAGGCGATGCGGTTGGGCCTCGCCAGCATCGGCTCGTTGTGCTGGGAGGAGAGGTTTTCCATATGCACCCAGGCAAAGCTGGAAGTGGTGAAAGGACAGGCGCTGCCCACGTCGAAGAGGGCGCCGGCGGCCTTTTGCACTTCCCACCAGGTTCGGGGCGGGCTCTCCGGATCGAGTCCGGCCTTGGTGAATGCCGCCTTGTTCCAGAACAGCACCGGTACCGACAGCCCCAAAGGCAGGGCCTGGAGACGGCCGGCAGCATCGTCCACCGCATCGGCCATCTGGGGATAGAAACGCCGGGGGTCCAGCTTTTCGCGGGATTCTTTCATGATTTCATGAAGAGGCCGGAAGCGGGGGCGGGTATCGAAAAAGGTCAGACTGTCGTCCGGGTCCAGCAGGGCCATCTGGGGCAGATGCCGCTTGTCCTCCACCCCCGCCAGTCCCTGAAGCACGACTCGGGCCTTGCCTTTTTGGGCATCGTTGAAACGCAGAGTCAGGGTTGCCAGAGCATCCAGGGCCTTGCCCTCCAGGGCATGCCGCAACACCACTTCCTGGGCATGGACCGGCGTCACCAGCATCACCAGCGCGGCTGCCAGGGCCGCCCACCCTCTATTCGACAACATATGCACCATCACCCGCTCCACCCTATCAACTGCGGCCCGCAGTCTAGCAGGGCTACCTTAATCCTTCGTATTGGGAGAAACGTGGTTATTAATCCATGCCCATTCCCCCTCTCCCCCAACCCCTCCCCCGCGAGGGGGAGGGGCGCTTCGTGAGTCGCTGACGCGACTCTTGTTACTAAAGCGCTTCCCGCAACACCTGCATGGGGCTGCTGGCCAGGGCCTGACGGGTACCCAGCAGGCCGGCGGCCAGCACCAGGGCCGGGCCCAGCAGGAGACCGATCAGGGGCAGGTCGAAGGACGGCACATAGGGGAGATGAAATACCCAACGGGCCAGCAGGGCGCTGATCAGGCTGGCGCCCAGCCCCCCCAGCAGGCCGGTGGCCAGGCCCAGGGCGAGGAATTCGGCGGCCAGGGCCTGGCGCAACTGGAAGCTCCGTGCGCCCAGTGCCCGCAGCACCGCCAGTTCCTGGGCCCGCTCATCGGCGCTGGACTGGAGGGCGGCGTAGAGCACCGCCAGGCCAGCCAGGAGGGAGAAACCAAACACGGCCTGCACCGCCCGGGCCACCTGGTCCAGGGTGTCCTGCAACTGGCGCACCACGCTGGCCACGTCGATCACCGTCAGGTTGGGCAGTGCCCCCACCAGTTCATCCACGAAGCCGCTTTTTCGCGGCGGCAGGTGAAAGCTGGTGATGTAGCTGACGGGGAATTTTTCCAGCAGGCCCGGCGGGGCGATGACGAAGAAATTCACTCGCATGGAGTCCCAGTCCAGCTTGCGTAGCGATGTGATGGGGGCCGCCACCGTGTTGCCGGCGATGTCGTAGGTGAGTACGTCCCCCAGCCGGAGGCCCAGGGTCTCGGCCAGGCCCTGCTCCACCGAGAAGGCCGGGCCGGACCCGGCGCCATGCCAGCGGCCGCCGCTGATCCGGTTGCCCGCCGGCAACTGTTCGCCCCAGGAAAGATTGAACTCCCGGTCCATCAGACGCTGGGCCCGCTCGTCGGCGTAATCCGCCGGCCCCACCGCCTTGCCGTTGATGGCCACCAGCCGGCCCCGCACCATGGGTTCCAGCAGTGGCGTCTCCAGGCCGGCGGCGGTGAAACGGGTTTGAAGCACGGCCCGCTGTTCCGGCTGGATATTGATGGCGAAGCGATTGGGCGCATCCGGGGGCACTCGGCTTTTCCAGGCCGCCAGCAGATCGTCCCGTGCCACGGTGATCAGCAGCAGGGTGGTCAGGCCCAGGCCCAGGGCCAGGGCCTGGATCAGGCTGCTGGCCAGGCGCCGGCGCAGGCTGGCCAGGCCGTAGCGCCAGCCGATGCCGCCGCCGTGGCGCAGGGGCCCGAGCAGAGCCAGCAGCAGCCGGGCCAGGATGCCGTAGATCAGGAAAGCGGCGGCGAAGCCCCCCAGCACAATCCCCCCCAGGGTGGCATCCCCCGCCACCCAGAACATCAGCCCGGCCAGGACCACGGCCCCCAGCAGCCAGACCACCAGGGAGACCGGCTCCACTCCCCCGGTCTCCCGCCGCAGCACCCGCAAGGTCGATACCTTGCGCAATTGCAGCAGGGGCGGCAGGGCGAAGCCGGCCACCAGGGTCAGGCCGATGGCCAGCCCCTGGACCCAGGGCTGCCAGGAAGGCGGCGGCAGGGCCGGCCCCACCAGTCCGGCCAGAAACCTCTGCAACAGTTCCTGCACGCCATAGCCCACCAGGGAACCCACCAGCGCGGCCAGCAGGCCGAAGCCGATGAAGGCGCCGCCGTGGATCAGCAGCACCTGCCGACCGCTGGCCCCCAGACAGCGCAGCACAGCGCAGCCATCCAGGTGGCGCTCCATGTAGCGGTGGGCAGCGAGCCCCACGGCGATGGCAGCCAGCACCACGGCCAACAGGGCCGCCAGGCGCAGAAAGCGCTGGGCCCGTTCCAGCATCTGGCGCAACTCGGGGCGGGCGTTGTCCATGGTCTCCAGCTTTTCGCCCCGGCCCAGGCGGGGCTCCAGCCACTGACGAAAATCCGTCACCACGTCCTTCTCTCCCGCCAGGTGCAGGCGCCAGGTGATGCGGCTGCCGGGCTGGACCAAACCGGTGGAGGCCAGGTCCGCCTGGTGCATCAGCACCCGGGGACCGAAGGCCAGCAGATTGAGGCCCCGCTCCGGCTCCAGGGTCAGCAGGGCGGCGATGCGCAGTTCCCGGCTCCCCACCCGCAGCTCATCACCCACGGCCAGGTCCAGGGCGGATAGCAGACGTTCATCCACCCAGACACTGCCGGGTGGCGGCACCTCCCGGGTCGGGGCATCGGTCTGGCCCGAAGCGGAAGCGATGCGTAATCGACCCCGCAAAGGGTAATTGGATGAGACCACCTTGATGTCAGCCAGATGGCTGTGAGCATTGGCGGACACCATGCTGGGGAAGCTGGCGCTCTCGGCCCGGGCCAGGTTCCGGGCAGCGACTTCCCGCGCCACCGCCGCCGGCCAGGGATGGTCGGCACTGAGCAGCAGATCGCCCCCCAGCAGTTCGTGGGACTGCAACACCAGGGCCTGCTCCACCCGGTCGGTCAGGAAGGAGACGCTGGTCAAGGCCGCCACCGCCAGCACCAGGGCGAAGCCCAGCACGTTGAGTTCCCCAGCCCGGGCGTCGCGGACCAGCATGCGGAGCATCAGCCTGAAAATGCGTAAGCCGGAGCCCCGTGTAACCCTCGAGCACAGCGAGCCGATGAGTAGCCCCGCCCCGGGGCGGGGATGGGGGTGGGGGGTGTTCAATTTGCCTTTGCGCATTCTCATCCTCGGAGGGGCTGGCGACCATGCGCGTTAGGCACAGGTTGTGCAACCATGGGTGCGTCAAAGACTACGCAGATACTCCACTGCCTGTTCCACCCGATCCACCGCCACCACCTCGATGCCCTTGATGGCCTGTTTGGGGGCGTTGGCCTTGGGGATCAGGGCGTGGGTGAAGCCCAGCTTGGCGGCCTCCTTCAGACGTTCCTGGCCTCGGGGCGCGGGGCGGATCTCGCCGGCCAGGCCCACTTCGCCGAAGGCCACCAACTTGGGTGGCAGGGGTCGATTGCGCAGGCTGGAGACGATGGCCAGCATCACCGCCAAGTCCGCCGCCGGTTCCTGGATGCGCACCCCACCCACGGCATTGACGAACACATCCTGGTCGAAGCAGGCAATGCCGGCATGGCGATGCAGCACCGCCAGCAGCATGGCCAGGCGCTGGGGCTCCAGGCCCACGGTGAGCCGGCGCGGACTGGGGCTGTGGGCCGTATCCACCAGGGCCTGGATTTCCACCAGCAGGGGGCGGGTGCCTTCCTGGGTCACCAGCACGCAGGAGCCCGCCACCTCCTGGGCGTGCTGGGAAAGGAACAGGGCCGAGGGGTTGGAGACACCCCGCAGCCCCTTGTCGGTCATGGCAAAGACCCCCAGCTCATTGACCGCGCCGAAGCGGTTCTTGAAAGCCCGCACCAGGCGGAAGCTGGAATGGGTGTCGCCCTCGAAATACAGCACCGTGTCCACGATGTGTTCCAGCACCCGGGGACCGGCGAGGGAACCGTCCTTGGTCACATGGCCCACCAGGATCACGCAGATGCCGGTCTGCTTGGCCAGTCGGGTGAGCTGGGCCGAGCATTCGCGCACCTGGGCCACGGAACCGGGAGCCGATTGCAGCGCCTCGGAATAGAGGGTCTGGATGGAGTCGATCACCGCCACCTCGGGCTTTTCCCGTTGCAGCACCGCCAGGATTTTTTCCAGGCTGATCTCCGCCAGCAACTGCATGTGATCGGCCCCCAGTTGCAGGCGCCGGGCCCGCAGGGCCACCTGCTCCCCCGATTCCTCGCCGGAGACGTAGAGCACCGGCCGGCCGGCCTCGGAGAGCCGGGACAGGGCCTGCAACAGCAAGGTGCTCTTGCCGATGCCCGGATCGCCGCCGATCAGCACCACGCCCCCGGACACCAGGCCGCCCCCCAGCACCCGGTCGAATTCCTCGATGCCCGTGGGCTGGCGCGGTTCCTCCAGGGGATTGATTTCTCCCAACCTTTGCAAG from the Denitratisoma oestradiolicum genome contains:
- a CDS encoding NUDIX hydrolase; translation: MRFCPQCAAPLADQFHAGRNRAVCPAPDCGFVHWDNPLPVVAAIIEYLDGDGRVLLARNAAWPVEFYALITGFLERDESPEEAVAREVKEETNLDAESVALIGLYPFHRKNELILAYHVQARGEIVLNEELAAYKLVPPAELVPWEGGTGWALRDWMRDRGLMA
- the alaS gene encoding alanine--tRNA ligase, with translation MKSAEIRQKFLDFFASKGHQIVASSSLVPHEDPTLLFTNAGMNQFKDVFLGFDKRPYSRATTSQKCVRAGGKHNDLENVGYTARHHTFFEMLGNFSFGDYFKQDAIRYAWELLTEVFKLPQDRLWVTVYAEDDEAYDIWTQAIGVPAQRVIRIGDNKGARYASDNFWMMGDTGPCGPCTEIFYDHGEHIWGGPPGSPDEDGDRYIEIWNNVFMQFNRDEAGVMHPLPKPSVDTGMGLERISAVLQGVHANYEIDLFRTLITAAARETAGADMDSPSLKVLADHIRACSFLIADGVIPGNEGRGYVLRRIIRRAIRHGYKLGARAAFFHRMVPDLVAEMGGAYPELASGKTRVMEVLKQEEDRFFATIEHGMAILEADLAAMAGAGVTRFNGETAFKLHDTFGFPLDLTADICRERGVTVDSAAFDAAMARQKEQARAAGKFKMAANLEYDGPASSFHGYDALDTAGIVLALYKDGTPVQELHEGDLGVAVIDNTPFYAESGGQVGDRGELKGSGGIFAVEDTQKIQASVFGLHGIVKTGRLAVGQPVAARVDVAARAATARNHSVTHLMHKALREVLGHHVQQKGSQVDPDKTRFDFAHGAPMSAEEIREVEEIVNREILANAATDSRVMALDEAQKSGAMMLFGEKYGDEVRVVAIGSSKELCGGTHVGRTGDIGLFKILSEAGVAAGVRRVEAVTGSNALRYVQEQERRIQGVSALLKSQPDEIAERVVGILDSVRALEKELARLKSRLAAAQGDDLAGQAVDVKGARVLAVTLEGADVTALRETMDKLKDKLKSAVIVLSAVSEGKVTLIAGVTADLTAKVKAGELVNMVAQQVGGKGGGRPDMAQAGGTDPAALPAALVSVRAWVGERL
- a CDS encoding EAL and HDOD domain-containing protein, whose translation is MNQGTEEIFIGRQPILDRDHQLYAYELLFRNGRVNAADVSDNLAASASVISHAFAELGIERALGPYKGFVNCDETLLLSDMLEILPSEKMVLEILETVEPTPQIIERCRDLKARGFTLALDDFVNFEEKWQPLLDLVEVVKVDIMPLDTAALAAVTKALDRWPLKLLAEKVDSREQADLCHKLGYHLFQGYFFAKPAILTGKKLSQSQLALMQLLGLVMEDADTKNLEAIFKREAGLTMNLMRLTNSVATGVATRVTSLRHAITVLGRRQLQRWLQLLLYTNPASGNVASPLLQMAAARGRLMELLANRMYPGKRDFEDRGFMTGIMSLMPTLMGAPMAEILKGVSVASDVQIALESQEGELGIMLQLIEALESGDGAKCHDLSAQLQGLDHAIINTCLAEAMAWASSIGQEKPED
- a CDS encoding extracellular solute-binding protein; its protein translation is MVHMLSNRGWAALAAALVMLVTPVHAQEVVLRHALEGKALDALATLTLRFNDAQKGKARVVLQGLAGVEDKRHLPQMALLDPDDSLTFFDTRPRFRPLHEIMKESREKLDPRRFYPQMADAVDDAAGRLQALPLGLSVPVLFWNKAAFTKAGLDPESPPRTWWEVQKAAGALFDVGSACPFTTSSFAWVHMENLSSQHNEPMLARPNRIAFNSLINVKHLALLSSWYKSRYFRYYGPRREGDAHFLSGECAMLTSQSSLYADIAREGIQAGAAMLPHYDDQYGVMPRNVLPDGAGLWMLAGFKKPEYQVAARFVSFLMRPDNQRAWVRATGYLPMMPEALKALREAGVPAAVADLAERRLSAPKTLRVRMGGGLERLREILGEEMEFVWRNEKPAKEALDTAMRRADGLVAMEAWTPRRR
- the radA gene encoding DNA repair protein RadA, translating into MAKAKTLYSCTECGAISPKWQGQCPGCGQWNTLVETIAEPAAAGTNRFAAIAGGNGGRLQRLGEINPLEEPRQPTGIEEFDRVLGGGLVSGGVVLIGGDPGIGKSTLLLQALSRLSEAGRPVLYVSGEESGEQVALRARRLQLGADHMQLLAEISLEKILAVLQREKPEVAVIDSIQTLYSEALQSAPGSVAQVRECSAQLTRLAKQTGICVILVGHVTKDGSLAGPRVLEHIVDTVLYFEGDTHSSFRLVRAFKNRFGAVNELGVFAMTDKGLRGVSNPSALFLSQHAQEVAGSCVLVTQEGTRPLLVEIQALVDTAHSPSPRRLTVGLEPQRLAMLLAVLHRHAGIACFDQDVFVNAVGGVRIQEPAADLAVMLAIVSSLRNRPLPPKLVAFGEVGLAGEIRPAPRGQERLKEAAKLGFTHALIPKANAPKQAIKGIEVVAVDRVEQAVEYLRSL
- a CDS encoding ABC transporter permease, with product MLVRDARAGELNVLGFALVLAVAALTSVSFLTDRVEQALVLQSHELLGGDLLLSADHPWPAAVAREVAARNLARAESASFPSMVSANAHSHLADIKVVSSNYPLRGRLRIASASGQTDAPTREVPPPGSVWVDERLLSALDLAVGDELRVGSRELRIAALLTLEPERGLNLLAFGPRVLMHQADLASTGLVQPGSRITWRLHLAGEKDVVTDFRQWLEPRLGRGEKLETMDNARPELRQMLERAQRFLRLAALLAVVLAAIAVGLAAHRYMERHLDGCAVLRCLGASGRQVLLIHGGAFIGFGLLAALVGSLVGYGVQELLQRFLAGLVGPALPPPSWQPWVQGLAIGLTLVAGFALPPLLQLRKVSTLRVLRRETGGVEPVSLVVWLLGAVVLAGLMFWVAGDATLGGIVLGGFAAAFLIYGILARLLLALLGPLRHGGGIGWRYGLASLRRRLASSLIQALALGLGLTTLLLITVARDDLLAAWKSRVPPDAPNRFAINIQPEQRAVLQTRFTAAGLETPLLEPMVRGRLVAINGKAVGPADYADERAQRLMDREFNLSWGEQLPAGNRISGGRWHGAGSGPAFSVEQGLAETLGLRLGDVLTYDIAGNTVAAPITSLRKLDWDSMRVNFFVIAPPGLLEKFPVSYITSFHLPPRKSGFVDELVGALPNLTVIDVASVVRQLQDTLDQVARAVQAVFGFSLLAGLAVLYAALQSSADERAQELAVLRALGARSFQLRQALAAEFLALGLATGLLGGLGASLISALLARWVFHLPYVPSFDLPLIGLLLGPALVLAAGLLGTRQALASSPMQVLREAL